The nucleotide sequence GCCATAACGAGTTGAGCCATAACGAGCTGAACTATAACGAGCCGAACCAAAACGAACAGAGCTGGCTCGATGTCCAGCCCTATCTATGTAACACAGTAAAACGCAGCTCTCCTGTATTAAAAAAATCTCATTGTCCCATGCCAACAAAATGCCGCCTCTTGTGCCATCGGCAGGTAGGGTGGCAAAGCTACACAGGTTCTGCCCTTAGAACTCAAGGGTTGTTCTTCTATCCACcgaaaaaaaaaccaaaaaattttGTTCTAATCTGAAAAGGCTCGTTGTTATTTCAATCTCATCGAAACATAATCAGAATcgaaaaaaagagaggaaaaaacagaAGCGGACCAACTAAAACCGCGTATACGGGCACGAGTCGGATTATTTGTACGGTGCCTATATAACACGTTTGCTCGCCGCACGATGAGCCCGCCGCCTTTGATTCGTACGCGTGCAACCGCATGCGCCGAGATCCCAGCACCTGCACTTTCCAAGAACCCTAGCTTCAGAAcggaagaagaaagatggggaaCCGCATGGGCAGAGGAGAGATGGAGAAGCACATGGCGCAAACCATGATCCAAATCGACAGGCGGATCCCCGACGGCCTCCGCGCCGCCTTCGGCATATCCCGCACCAAGCTGCCGCTTTTGTGGTTGCCCAGCCAACAGGACGAGGCAGCAAACTTCGCCGCGGTGCTGCTCGCGCcgcgcgacgacgacggcgccagCGACCCCATGGACTGCAACGAGGCGGAGCCAGAGGGAGACCTGGGGATGGCGTTCGCGTCCTGCTACATAAAGGATCACGACGAGGACGCTCACTTCGGGCACGCCGAGGCCGGCGTCATTGGCGTGGCGGACGGCGTCGGCGGGTACCGCAGCAAGGGCGTCGACGCGTCGGCGTTCTCCCGCGCGCTCATGCACAACGCCTTCGCGGAGGTGGCGATGACCGCCGTCCCCGGCACGCGCTTCTGCCCCCGCGCACTGCTGGAGCGAGCGCACCAGATGACGGCCGCGGCGCACACGCCCGCCGCGTCCACGGCGGCCATCGTCTCCCTCGCTGGCCGGACCCTCAAGTGGGCGTACGTCGGCGACAGCGGGTTCGTGGTGATCCGCGACGGCAGGATCCTGCTTCGGTCGCAGCCGCAGCAGCACTACTTCAACTGCCCATACCAGCTCAGCTCAAAGCAAGACAGCAGCAGGCTCGCCGACGCGGTGGTCGGCGAGGTGGCGGCGAAGGAAGGCGACATTGTAATTCTGGGTACGGACGGGCTGTTTGACAACGTGTTTGACGACGAGATCGAGCGCATGGTGCGGATGGGCACGGCGTTGGGGTTCGCGCCCGAGAACATGGCGGAGGTCATGGCGGGCTTCGCTTGCGAGGCTGCGAGCTGCGCCGACAGAGACACGCCGTACAGCTCCTTGGGCCGGACACAGCCAGGTAGCGCTTTCTTCACGGGCGGGAAGCCGGATGACATCACTGTAACCGTCGCCTACATTGTATCATGCCCTATCTGATCTCGAAGATAGTCCATTGTGATTTTGTGCACGATCTTTACAACTCTTCAATCCCATGTATATGTACAAAATTAGCTGTAAAAAGGTACAGCCTACACTACGGGATACAggagctttgtcgagtgccaggggcactcgacgAAGcccgaaaaacactcggcaaagggtttgtcgagtgttacactcggcaaacaacactcggcaaaccctttaactgcaaacgctagtttgccaagcgttttttatcgggcacttggcaaagacgtTGCAGAGTGCCAAAAAAACActcaacaaactttttttttcaaaaaaaataaaaaaaggcacgccgacaccacgcccgcaccaccagcaccgccgccgccaccatccacGCCTGCTGCCGCCGCCCACACCACGCCGCATCCGCATccgccaccacgccgccgctCTCGGCCAAGGGGATGGAGCTTGCCCCTGGCCCGCGCCGCCGTCCCCTCCGCCGCCTGGGGTGCGCCGCCGCCGGGTCCCCTCCCTAGATCTCATCattgggggagggagggagggagggggcggcaccggccgccggatctcgccgTTGGGGAGGTGGCGCCGggaagcgggaggggaggggccgcttcggggaagaaggtaggggagggggagccggggaagaagggagggacgGGATcggcggggaagaagggaggaggcgaggggaggggcgggatccggcggggaagaagggaggggccgGATCTGGcgaggaagaagggaggaggggaggggaggggccggatctggcagggaagaagaaggggagggaggggaggggccggcgggaggaggggagggagggggcagcGGTGGAGGAGGGGATCTTGCCGTGCGGTGGAGGGAGAGGGCGGGTGCGGGAGGAGGgttggggaggggaggggaggggcgggtgCGGGAGGAGGGGGTGTGCGTGAGGGAGGAGAGGGGCGGGTGGGTGATTTTAGGGGCGGGTGgggtttttttctatatttttttgctttgctgagtgttatttttggacactcggcaacctccctttttgccgagtgttttttgtgacactcggtaaaccccctatttgccgagtattttttgttttacactcggcaaacccccatctttaccgagtgttttttttttgccgagtgtttttagaatagcactcggtaaagaatttgtttgccgagtgcccgagaaaatgcactcggcaaacattaaaacactcggcaaatttgaggttTCCGGTAGTGCTAGAGTCGGCTCCCACGGCACAACTTGAATCGGCAGGCAGGAAGACGGCGAGGGTGGCAGCAAAAGCCTCCGGCGAACCATTCACAGACTCTAGAGTCTAGACGAAATCTCCTCCGGACTAGGCACCCACGGCTACAAGGAATTGAATGGAGACAGTTTGTGTGCTGTGAATTTTGGACGTGGGCAGCAAGGGACCGGCAATGGCGGACGTCACAGGCTTTTGTAGCCGTTCCGGCGAGTGTGAGGCCGAGGGGGCTGTGGCTTCGGTCGGCATCGAGGTGAAGGCAGCGAGGCTGGCCTGTTTGGTTCTGACTTGTGACCCTGGCGAAGGTGCTTGGGCCAGGCAGCTCCCCAGGCCGTTGATTTCGAGAGCCTGACGGCCGGATCGATGTGCCTGGGCAAACAGGAACGATGCGAGGCAGAAGCAGCGGCCAGCGCGAACGGCGGAACTTCTCTAACCTTCGCAGTTGTTTGAAACTCGAAAGATGGAAAATAGTATAGTTAAATTAAGTTTCCTCATGTAACGTGAAAATAACTATACAATAAATTATAGTTTTTATGAGTATACGGTGTGCACGCATATAAGGCCACAGTAGAGTTCCATGACATTGTTTTCAAAACTGTCATGTCGTATATAATGAAATGAAAGATTGATGAAACATCCACTCTCAAATGAAGAGTTTTATTCTTTTGTTTCATaaacatttaatttcatgactcataaAAAATTGATAATCATGCCACGAGAGTTTTATCTTTATGAAATTCACTTCTTCTCTATCTTTAAAACATTGCCACATCATTAAAAGGGCTTATGTGACAATTTATTAAATGTAAATGAAACTCAAATTTAACTATCACTAGCCTAAAAAATAATACTCCATATGCAATTTTGAACCAGGGAACCAGGGTTGGTGGGGTTCTCTGGACGGTAGTCCGTGAACCCACCAAAAATGTTGTGCGCTACTTGTGCATGGCCTTTGTAAATGTTTTCCTCTATACATATCAATCAAAGCCGAGCAATCCGGATCTTTTGATTTTTCGGGGTTTTCATTCTCCAGTTGTGTTTTTTTAGCGCAAACAAAGTTTATACCCccatctattctaaattataagacattttgacatTTTcagatacatattatttttgctatgtatctagacatagtttatacctaaatgcatagcaaaagtAATATATCTTAAAAAGCTAAAACATCCTATAATTTAGGACGGAGGGTTTGGAAAACATAATCTCTTGGCTTTATATTAAATGATAGCGATGGGACGATGAAGACTGAATTGGTGGAAGGATAAATGCAAGCATGTGCTAGGGATGATAAATGCATGGACACTATTAATGCATGGACAAGTTATTTTAGTTTTGTTCCAAGTCAAACTTCTATAGTTTTTACTAGATTGATAGAAAATACACCAATACTGACAACAACaaactagttttttttattaaatcCACCATAAAATTTGTCTTGATAGTatatttatttggtattataGATACTCAAATATTGTTCTTATAATTTTAGTTAACGCTAGAAAATTTTCACTTACAAGACTAAAAACAACATGCATTTtgtgccggaggagtggatgatttTGGCTATTTCCCTCAAATTCAATTAGTTTAATAAGACATGCCATAAATCATGTCTCAATCCCCATACTTAGGATCTGATCGCTTGAGCTTTTAAGCCAGAATCAGCCCTACTTTTTTAGtcatgaaataatgtttttctctcacaataaattaactCTACAAATCAGTCGCAGCAGCAATAAGTACTGTCGCACAGAGccttaggccatgtttagatcaCGACCTATGATAACTCTCCCACGCGCACAACTTAACACCCCTTAGTAGTTTCTTATTCTCGTTACAAGATGAAAGGTCACTTGCAAGCACACAAGCAAAATATTGATATTTGGACTACTACTGGTCCTCCAGCGACGTGATGTACAAGGCTTTATAGTTTTTTTATCCAGTGTCACCGCCCTCGATTCCATCGATGAATAGGTCGAGGTTGCTCTCAGCAATACTCCGCGCCGCACCTGCCATGACTATCTCCTTCGTCctgttaggtttgatctcccaccagttaggcccaacggtctTTTAGGTCTTGTcctcacgccctgatcgggggcgcccaaccctacatggttggtgggcccccgttgcacaacgctataaaggaaagatgggggccggggctcgaagtacgaggttcaccgcgccgccagtcaccccatcgacatcctaaccctaacccaatcttgagaaggggcgctgccagcgacggaaagcACCACCGatgccggcaacgccaccccgacgcacacgccaccaaggacgccactgcaccgactgaaaggtccttgtttggttttggtaattgagtgacaactgtaacaccccggtgttatgcctacatttaggcactgcaaatcacgcatatcatgcatcatcaagcatccaaatcatacatgcttaatcatgtgcataccaattgaaacattgttttgaaacatctgaaacatgcgtgaaacctgaatgttgcatacacctgttaagaattgttttgccctgaatttttcttgctaggttagtaaaacatgtttggctactattgtaaatcatctagaaatgtttagttcaatttttggagcaatgtttgtattcaaattaattcaaaatttggcttcaaaaataaattccaaaaattagggttttgagctaagcGTGGACTTTGGTCTTACAAttaaaaatctagaaagaatttggctgtggtcataaaagcaaagttgtagagaattaaattctaaacaactttcatttttggtacattttcaaaagaggtcattttcttgctcaaaataatatttgaaagatggcatttaaaaattccttgaaaattttatttgaaaaaaaagaatttttctccttcgcgggccgccgcctcgcttctggcctgcctgccgaagccggcccagcgcgccagcgaACCCGCCCGCGCGCGTCGGCCCACCTCGCGCACCGGCCTGCTCACGCCATCCCGCGCTGCGCTTGCCTCGGCCCAGCCCCGCGTCGTTCCCCTGCTCGCCGCGCGCCCACGCGCCGACCATGGCAGAGAActcccgccgcgtggcgaccatgtgCCGACGTCGCCCGCCACACGGCAGCCACGGCCTGaccccgcgcccacgcgcccgcctacacctgctggtgcccgtgcgctcgctcactcccgcccgcgCTGCCTTCCTTCTCCTCCAAAGCTGAGAGCCCCAAGCTCTGCACTCGCCGCGCTcgcagctccgccggcgtcgagctcccgcaccaccgtgaCATTCCCCAATTCCTCCagcccgcagctccgcctcgccctccttTAAGTCTCGCTCGAGCTTGCGCTGCCTTCCGAGCATAGGTCGAGcctccccgcgcctcgccaccgacagccatggcgccgccgtgctcggccgccatggaagtcgtcttccttctcttctccagcctagcctagctaccctaccgcactCGCCTTCTCCTCGCACATCCCGTGCGCTCGCTAGCTCTCACTGctgtggccggagatggccgccggccacgtggccgagccgcgccgccgcgccagcgcgcacaccggcgaggcctctgcctcagccagccagCCGGGCCGACCAGGTCGAGCGGCCATGGGCCGAagccctgccaggccgccgcgctCCCCTTTCGCTTAGGCCGCGCAGGccggttgtggccgtgggccagttcgtttccacgggccggcccagtaggagTAGAAATAATTCGTTTTCAATttctctttattatttgaaaatagaaatggtttggaaaatgtttgggtactcaaatttgctccaaatttgttgaaacaaattttgctaggttccttatcatcagatctacttgggaaaattattgcatgtcatttttgggatacttttctgtaggattttatttaatcatggatattgctgataacttgaaaaatatgtagaaaaatctatagtctgcagaaaaatatgatttcaagtttgttaatcttcttatgtcatgtacttcataggaaaaatatgtttcatgcatgtgctgtggaaaactttggaggtgtagttcaagtacctttaatggctgatttttgttatttttgctagagagcaaactttgtataaaacatgcatgtgataatttttgtacagtcattgtatgctatgaagaatctaggaaaaatattaattctgttgtttgacacttttcacagttcaaagtatttttatgtacaaaatcatgccatagtttgtgatttttgtgtaggctaatccactcattcaattaTCATGAAAAtcttatggtagtctacttagagtagtaccatgctactgtaattttctcagatttttataagcaccagaaatatagatttctgttgtagccctaatttaaaaggaattaaaagaatcctctttaatacaaggttagttaataataatagctttggtgtatctttgaagcatttcataagatatgttgacttaacatattagtagtagaagagaatgcagtagatgacatgtgcttgtagtatagtttcttggatgatgttgactaccttgcatttaaacatatccattgcattcatctccttcgatgcaccgtttgcataatcacttacgcgcattgcatcatacaggatcgcaaaccgaaaacccagtcgtcatacccgaggagcccgaggagcagctcgaggtgcagcagcaggaagtgccagaagccgacgaggaggacgttgaggaacttccggagtgccccgatcaccgtccgagctccttcgagagaggcaagccccggagcatttttctcccggtttgcaattatttcattaaatgctttactttaattaatgcattacgttcaggagttgtttgcaaccgttgctgcattataccttgtttacctttgttatactatatccttgttaccctggtatccgcagtcgagtcattgcttagctggcttagaccggtagaagtcgggtgattttctgtcacctgtgagctataggtggttacctggatctgcttggatgactatgaagtcatggtataactaagtgttaaatgaagttgagactggacggagacttgcagagtttcggactgtagtgttttccgtctgtgtcgattaaggaccgaccgttgttgggtctcgagtcatgttgaacgcatgccttacatttagctggccagataaagtaccttccgaccgcgaagctgggagatttttcgggccgagtagattgcccgcaacgcactgtgccggagcaggtgtggtaggacacgggggcgggatgataagaccaaagtgcagtcggtcggcccccgggtacatgtggttcctagcaaaatcgagattcctggaaagttgactcggtgatcaatatctcactttagcaggtgagtgaggtttgtgtaaggaataaatcaccagctggttaggaatcgattcgaatcgccatcgctcctggatagtgagcacttgacttgagttacttcatcgtagtaaatgttatggaacacttggatagttataatgaatatgacagtatggaagttgtttaatgatcattggttatcattatctgcttaatcacatgtttactctagtataggtgcaaatctagtcgacaggttaataataattaacttggcaataatgctttttgagaagttcttgaaatgctaaaaatgcttcttttttgcaaatgagtcagctaccctactataaagcccttcataatccttggtgtcgcttattttcggttatgtcgggtaagtctagctgagtaccttctcgtactcagggttttattcccacttgttgcggatgggcagatgtattacggctactgtatcaactgcctttatcctgcgatgggtgatgcttaggaccatgggcatggtcattccttatgtctcgtctgatgcttttgttggagatgatcattcgctggcactatattaaaACTCCGGGTGAGTGTGTGtgatttgaacaaatgacttccactacttttattcgaactggttttgtaataactatgttgaaactctgatgtatctgagactgtgaacttttatgtaatatgtgatggtgaccgctaaacttattacgatcttggctggaatggaagttagtttgaaatccttcgtgatttcacggactaccgggttatacgggcttaagtttgctaaattgtctaccctagcggatgattttcttacttaatttcgtataattggtcggttctgttacaacaacttaggtggactaattgtgtttgtgtgagatacacaggtgattagtccacaggtacatgtgtgtgagcaacatatgtcatgaaggtgaaaatggctggagatgttgtaaagctcacacatttgatgatgaaggagcttaaatgcacatgagacatgacattgagtcatgtgatcaaggtggagaagatcaagacaagacttggcttgatggaccggttgcaagcgtgaagggcaagtcgaaggctttggagtgatggaccacgtggcggtgaagcttgagcaagacttggcgccgatggacgatggcaacggtgaagagcaagtaaagtcaagatcgatgaaccaatatgatcacgtgatgatatgaagtggatcatatcattgttgatcatgttggtgcatgtgttgtatcaacattggaggagatggaatggaatgcgcaaggcaaaggtataacctagggcatttcatttcaccggtcataggtgtgtagagaagtttatgaccgggtttaggattgATGGccttactatcaagaggggcaaacttatttgcatatcggtcatctagtgtcactcgagtgatctaactttgcatcgtcgctaggatcaagtggcgtggcaagttgagtggctaacatcctttgggaaatgattgtgaaaagctaacacacatacacatggtggtgtacacttggtggtgttggcacatttacaaaggagatagagttggagttgatgtggataaacttggtgaagaaactccaccggcggagtgtccgcccgtagagtgcggatagtctgatggtgccaccggcaccctagacagaaaagaccgggtctcactgggtgcaccggacgctggcactagaagtgaccggacgctggcagggcgcgtccggtcaggctgacatatggtgacgcaggagctggagtgtgaccgaacgctgggctaCATCCGatcaagtgcgaccggacgcggccGGTCAAGgttggtaccttactgtaaacgaccagacgctaaggtccaacgtccggtcagttgaagctactgcatccggtcaggtcaagtgaccattggaatcgcgacacgtggccgtctacgggcgaccgaacgctgaggtccagcgtccggtcaacacgaccaaaGTGTCCGGTCGACCCAAcagttgcctagtgaaggggtaacggctagtttagcccttggggctataaatagaagtggccttcggccatggctagagctaagcaccttgggggactttgtgtccatgcttgagagtgcttaggagccctccatctcacaaatacttgatagtgatcatccgattgtgtaagtgagcgattctagtgcgattgcatcgtgaggttgcatcgagtggcactaggtgatcgggttgcaagccggtggtgcttgttactcttggaggttgccacctcctagatggcttggtggtggtctctatcgaagcccgcaagaaacttgtgcggcactccggagaagtgctttgtgaggggcattgtgctcgccccgtgggagtcacgaagagcaactttagtaaagcgtgtcattgagctaccctcactcaaagggtaggttcttgcagcgcccgacatgcgggcttagcgggtgatgctaattagccgccgaaccaccaagtgagcggtcgacacaacggggactagcgtgttggcaaacacgtgaacctcgggagaaaaatcatcgtgtcaaccttgttcttcccgttggtttacatccctattacacaagcttgcaattacttttatacatattaagcttgtgtagttgctcttgtaattagatagcttgtgtagcttgctaattaccttcttgcttgtatagcatagaagtagctcccttgcgtggctaatttggtttgtgtaaccttgttagtcacattacttagtttatgtagctaagtatttgcactctctaatttggcattggttgccttgttattgagcattgctagtgagcttagttggcttggtgcttttgcttactagcatgtgtaggagctcccttgttgcttgaagtacaagtggcataggtttgtgtgaccttgctcctagaattagttaggtgagctctagctagcccggcacctttgttactTGATTAGTatttttggaaggtgctagagaacatagatagaggggtgtagtcttggctagactgatcgtcttaattccgcacttgtttcggttagccgacgtgattaattttagaaaagactattcacccccccctctagtcgccatctcgaccctttcaattggtattagagcccagtctctcatttgtggtcttcaccgacctgagaggatggcgtctaatgggctagatgtttgtgaggcacacatttttgatggcacaaacttacactttggaaaaatcacatgcttgatcattttcgtgcaaagggacctaaattttggtgggttgtcacaagtggtctcacccatgtcttggatcatagaaatctcaccaaagctcaaagagttctctatgaatttgatgcacatgcttgttgttttctaatggatgctttaagctttgatttgatgaaacaagtaaacatcaagggaaccgctcgtgagatatgggagtccatcgaggaaaccttcggtgattcctccacatgggatgatggcaaattcaagaaggaggatgagcccaagaaggagatgcatgagtgtgttgagtatgatcacaatttggtgattgtgaaagattgctccacctcatggtcaagtgatgatgatgatgatcgatccactacaagttcacttgacaaggttgatgatgatgccacaagtgttgcaagtgatgatgctaccccatgcacacttgatggtgatgatggttcatgctcaagccatgatgaagacgctactacaagctctccaactacatcaccacattgcttcatgtcacaaggtgacaccaaggtatcaaataatgatgtggttgatcatgttgattcatatgatgagcttgttagtagacttgctagcatgaccatgtctttagaaaatgagaaagctaaaacattgaacttagaaaatgaaaactcatttctaaagaactcttgtgaagaacataaaaaattacttgatgcttataaatcttcacatgatgagctaaaattgaatcatgagacactacttgcatctcatgatttattattagaacaacatgcttctctcattaaagtgttaacaaagaaacttaaaaataatgagagctcatca is from Miscanthus floridulus cultivar M001 chromosome 7, ASM1932011v1, whole genome shotgun sequence and encodes:
- the LOC136465918 gene encoding putative protein phosphatase 2C 24, whose translation is MGNRMGRGEMEKHMAQTMIQIDRRIPDGLRAAFGISRTKLPLLWLPSQQDEAANFAAVLLAPRDDDGASDPMDCNEAEPEGDLGMAFASCYIKDHDEDAHFGHAEAGVIGVADGVGGYRSKGVDASAFSRALMHNAFAEVAMTAVPGTRFCPRALLERAHQMTAAAHTPAASTAAIVSLAGRTLKWAYVGDSGFVVIRDGRILLRSQPQQHYFNCPYQLSSKQDSSRLADAVVGEVAAKEGDIVILGTDGLFDNVFDDEIERMVRMGTALGFAPENMAEVMAGFACEAASCADRDTPYSSLGRTQPGSAFFTGGKPDDITVTVAYIARRHHARTTSTAAATIHACCRRPHHAASASATTPPLSAKGMELAPGPRRRPLRRLGCAAAGSPP